The following are encoded in a window of Pectinophora gossypiella chromosome 24, ilPecGoss1.1, whole genome shotgun sequence genomic DNA:
- the LOC126377753 gene encoding uncharacterized protein LOC126377753 gives MASDNELFNRRKYVKGTMTRLRNSLTSEFLASASEQMLRTKQEHAQSIFKEYIDLTVQVNDDHDPTPVEEAYFVCMDLLRTTLQSRFGTTAAAAKPSGGSNNVTSKLKLPDIQIPPFDGKYLEYKPFIELFTALVHNDSNIVDIQKFVYLRGFLKGEAFDLINNLPIQGSSYSEALTILRDRYDNSHKIVFEHISKLLDLASILRPNVTMLRNLISVAKQHVAALKNLNEPVDKWDSILVCILSRKLDPVTNRAYCLDRNSSQSPTFTDFIKYLETRALALENSSNNDVIGARKVQATAAVTNNHVAKCYYCGVAAPA, from the exons ATGGCAAGCGACAACGAGCTATTTAACAGGCGGAAATATGTGAAAGGCACGATGACGCGCCTACGCAACTCGCTAACGTCGGAATTCCTCGCGTCCGCATCCGAACAAATGTTACGCACGAAGCAAGAACATGCCCAGTCCATCTTCAAGGAGTATATAGACCTGACTGTTCAGGTCAACGACGACCATGATCCCACTCCTGTTGAAGAGGCCTACTTTGTGTGTATGGACTTACTGCGCACTACTTTGCAGTCAAGATTCGggacgacggcggcggcggcaaagCCAAGTGGCGGTTCTAATAACGTCACGTCCAAGTTAAAACTCCCTGATATCCAAATACCACCATTCGACGGCAAGTACCTAGAATACAAACCTTTCATCGAATTGTTTACGGCGCTTGTACATAACGATTCTAACATTGTTGACATTCAAAAGTTTGTGTATTTACGTGGTTTTCTAAAAGGAGAAGCCTTCgatcttattaataatttaccaaTACAAGGCTCAAGTTACAGTGAAGCATTGACAATCCTGCGTGATCGATATGATAATAGTCACAAAATTGTATTTGAACATATATCCAAGTTATTGGATCTTGCCTCGATACTCAGGCCAAATGTAACCATGTtacgtaatttaatttctgtTGCAAAACAGCATGTAGCAGCtctaaaaaatttaaatgaaccCGTTGACAAATGGGACAGCATACTTGTATGCATTCTATCTCGCAAACTCGACCCAGTCACTAATAGAGCTTACTGTTTGGATAGGAACTCATCTCAATCCCCAACTTTTAcagatttcataaaatatcttgaaaCAAGAGCTCTAGCTCTCGAAAACTCGAGCAACAATGATGTCATCGGCGCTAGGAAAGTACAAGCTACTGCTGCAGTAACAAATAATCATGTAGCTAAGTGCTATTACTGTG GCGTTGCTGCCCCAGCTTGA